The sequence below is a genomic window from Amphiprion ocellaris isolate individual 3 ecotype Okinawa chromosome 16, ASM2253959v1, whole genome shotgun sequence.
GGATCTTTGGAGAGAAAGGTACGACTGCACGCCATCGGTACATCACAGACACATGCTGTTGGATAACAACGAGTCCtgaatacacacatatacaatgCCTTAAAAGAAGTATTGATCCCCCTTGgaaattttccctttttattgcttttcaactttGAATCATGATtcttgtcaaagtgaaaacagaattGTATGGATAGGTCTCAATCAGCCTGAACATCTGGTCAAACAAATTTTACCTCCTTCTTTGTAAAACCCCTCAAACTCTGTCAGATTGTACAGGAATTGTGAGTAAACAGTCCTTTTCAAGCCCAGCCACAAATACTAGTTtgattgaggtctggactctgactcggcCTCCAGAAcgttcaccttgttgtctttaaactatTTCTTTGTAGCTCTGGCTGTTTGCTTCGAGTTATTatctgctgctttcactctcTAACTTTACAAGCCTTCTTGAGAAGCATcaccacatcatgatgctgccaccaccatgcttcacatcacgatgctgccaccaccgtgcttcacatcatgatgctgccaccaccgtgcttcacatcatgatgctgccaccaccgtgattCACAGTGGCGATGGTGTGTTTCTGATGATCTACTGTGTTTGGTGTCCGACAAACATAGCATATAATTTAATGGCCAAAAACCTCGATTTTGTTCTCATCAGACTATAAAACCTTCTCCCTGTTGCCTACAGAGTCTCCCAAATACCTTCTGATGAAGTCTAGTTTTCTTTGCCACTCTTCCATAAAGCCTTGACCGGTGTATCCACATTCTCTCCCACCTCAGCTCCTGAAGCTTGtagctccttcagaggagtcatatgtatcttggtggcctcccttaaTAAGTTCTTTCTTTGTTCGGTCTCTCAGTTTTTGAAGACAGTCTGCTCTAGGCAAATGTACACGTGCCATATTCCTTCTGTTTCCTagtgatggatttaactggactccaaagGATATTGAGTGACTTGATATCTAGTTACCACCTTTTCACTGAGTCACTCTGAGTGTTCTTTTGTCCTCACgctgtagttctatccaggagtactgattcaccagtgactggacaaGCCAGATAGAGGTGTCTTCATACTActatcactgagacacattcactgactGCACTCAGATAATCTCCATTTAACTACTTGTGTGACTTTCAGCACCTGTTTTAAATTACGTGAGTCCCTCTAAATGGAGTGAACACTTATACAGTcacttattttgcattttagattttaaataaatgaagttattttatataaatctgttttcacattgACATGAAAGGGTATTTCTGGTGCTGTTGTGGCTAAAATTAATGCAGCATTGTTGTGCTTAGTTTGTCTTGCATCAGATTTGATAGATCTGTAGTTGAGTTTTTAGAGCAGGTTCAGTGACACTGGTGACCACAAGGCTGTTCATTTAGGAGTCACAGCTGTGGAACATCTCTAGGAGCTGAGTGTGTGAATGTAACTGACTTGTTGCAGTGATATGATACTGTCTCTCTTCATCTTCCTGCCATCCTTGTCTCTCACCCCTGACCTTCAgtctttgaggtgttttttaTTCCCTACTCAAaaagtgtgaatctgtgaattcCAGCTGAGAGAAAACTGGAAGGTGTTTGAGTTGATCCTCCTCCGTCTCTGCAGAGAGAAGCTCTGAGGTCATTTTAATATGGCAGGGAGTGGATTTGAACTCCCAGTGGGGACAAGAAAAAACGTGAAGGGCGAGTGAGGGAGGTGTTGATTTACTGCCTCTCTGTAACTCAGGGTAAGGTTACTGATAGGTATGTAGATAGAATAGTCGACAGAATGATAGAAGATCAGGCATGTTGGTAGGTAGGTACAGCTGCATAGGTAGatagaatgacaaatggaagtgAGGTGATCACATGGACGAAAGGGAAGAAGAatatttttgacccaacagacttgaccaaaatgcatgacttttttgtgacaaagacataTGGGTTTCAATAATCATCAATCAAAAAAagagttctaggagtcattGTAAACTCAAGACTGCACAATATACATGGTCTTGataagtgtatgtaaactttggTTCACAACAGTAGGTATAGAATGACAGAACGGTCGGTTGGTAGGTGGGTAGAAAAATCATCATTGGGTCTTAGAAGCAGTTGGATGTTccaagaagacaatgaccccaaacacaaaAGTGATGGAGAAATGGCTAAATTAggtagaattaaggttttagacggGTTTCCccaagtcctgacttaaactcCATCAACAACCCTAACCAAACATTAGCATTGTATGTTGGTTAACTGTATGGTTATTTTTGACCCAACATTTTCAGAGACCCATAATGAACCTATGAAGACGTATGGGTTTCAGCAATTCCATTTTAATGAACacagagttataggagtcattgtaAACTCCAGACTGACATGATGTACATACAAGTGCATACAAACTCTGACTCACAGCTGTAGGTACACAGTTAGGAACTttgtactgaaaaaaaaaacaaaaattgactttgatttttcaggattttactAAATTAGGAATTGGAATTGAAcatgaacaaaatattagagaaCAAATACGTAAAATATGAGCTAtaacaaatatttacaaaaaatgtaattttataatACTTGTAAAATGGGAGCCACCAACTTTCAGAACAGACACTGACCGAATATGTGGTATGGGGACGTTGTTAGTGTTCACAATAGAGTAGTAATTAACTACTAACAAAATCTCTCTGAAGGCTGAAATTTGCCCTAAACATTCCATCCACTTGACATCCTTTTCCTTCAagaatcagtatttttaaaaatggaaatttgttctttaacagctttttttaaactgtaaataatactttactgaaaaaaatatgttgttgtagttttgtgtctctttgaggtcgttttgtatctctttgtggtcgttttgcgtctcgttGTGTTGATGTGTAAAAGGCACAGGAGCATGTTGTTCTGGATGAAGGACCAGCAGAGGAGCTGCAGTAAATACAGGATCTGAATCAGGAATCCAGGCTAATTAAAAGAGAAATACGTTGGGACTCGTCTCACCTGGACAAATCTCTAataattttggaaaaatgtggagatttgttcaagatttctgcgtcattgccagatagcgacaGAACAGTAGGTAAGCAGGCAGACGCTAACTCTTCCTCTCTGCAGGCTGCGAGCTCTATGCCTTCTGTGGCGCTCTCTTCGGGATCTGCTCCATGATCACGCTGACGGTAATCGCGGTCGACCGCTACTTCGTCATCACGCGACCGCTCACCTCCATCGGCGTGTTGTCACGGAAACGGGCCCTCCTCATCCTGATGGCGGCCTGGGCCTACTCGCTGGGATGGAGCCTGCCGCCATTCTTTGGCTGGAGTGAggaaacacaccaacacacacacacatactgtgtatatgtatatatatatatatatatatatatatatatatatatatatacatatatatatatatatatgtatatatatatatgtatatatatatatatatatatatatatatatatatatatatatatatatatatatatatatatatatatatatatatatatatatatatatatatgtatatgtaactGGTCTGTGTACATCTAAACCCTTTAACCCTTCTGTCTATATGAGCTGCAGCTGGTTTTCATTCCATCTCCTGTACGTTTGTATGTAAACGACAGCCAGTGGAAACAGAGCAGCCCCTATAAATCCTCCTCAGCCTCGGTGTATTTATCCTGTgtgatgtctgtgtgtctgttcgTTGTGTTTGAGGACTGAATGTTCTCCTGAACccagatgaaataaaagaaagcaTTTTTCTGCTACAGGCCTCTTTAGGAAGGTGACtcaggtgtttttttctgcctgaATTTTACGTCAACAGGGACATACATGAGGAATTTGCAGGTCTTCCACTTCCTTTTCAAATGTAGCATGCGttgtagggctggacccgaatatccgaacaGCCGAATATTCAGTTgttgtggtggtatccgaatattaattttgagatttcTTCGTggttggttttgtgtctgtttttggttgttttttgtttctttgtggggattttgcatctctttgtggtagtcTAGCGtatttatctgtttgtttaGCATATCTTTCTTGTTTTCTGGAGTACTTTGGATCTGTATGGTCGTTTAACATATCTTTCTGATggtattgtgtgtctttgtcgttgttttgcgtctcttagTCTCTATAGCATCTCTTTTTCAATCTTTTGAATCTGTTCGAGGTTAATTAGCATAACTTACGAGCggttttacatctctttgtggttgttttgtgccttactatagttttttgtgtctttttggtgattttgtgacggtttctggttgttttggttttctctgtggtggttttgtgtttttttagagttgttttgtctttttttgtggtagttttgtgcctGTTTATTTTGCCCTTCTTTGTGATTATAtctttctggtagttttgtgtcttttctggtCATTTGATGTCTGCTTATGgtggtttagtgtctctttttgatggtttttctgtttgtggtcactttatgcgtctttgtggttattttgtctctttctgttcattgtgtgtggcttttattttattttgtgtctgtgctcaTAGCCTTTTAATGTAAGCCAGTCACTCTGTTCCAAAGAAACCCCAGACAGCTCATCAGTAACCAACTAATATGTTAATTGATTAGTTATATAATTAGGAAATATTGTTCTGTACAGTTGAGTAAAAGGGAAAGAAACTGATGTAAATGTGAATGCATGCATTTGCATAGTGAATAACTGTaagtttgaatttttttaaacttaaaatgtgtttttgttgttgtcatcacATCACAGCAGAAAAGACGAAGCTCATATGAACACATGATGTCTGAACTAAAACTCTCTTTCTCTACGTCTGTATAAAGGTGCCTACGTCCCGGAGGGCCTGCTGACTTCCTGTACGTGGGACTACATGACCTTCACCCCGTCAGTGCGAGCATACACCATGCTGCTCTTCATCTTTGTCTTCTTCCTGCcactcttcatcatcatctacTGCTACGTCTTCATCTTCCGCGCCATCCGCAACACCAACCAGTCAGTTCACTTCGGTTTCACTCAGTTCTACCTGATTAGGTTGTTTTcttacaacaaaaaacattacaaacatgCGCAACGCAGGCAAAGAAcagggtttgtttgttttcagggcTGTTGGGAAGATTAATGGCAGCACTCGTGACTCGGTGAAGAGTTTCCACCGGCTACAGAATGAGTGGAAGATGGCCAAGATCGCTCTGATCGTCATCCTGCTCTATGTCATCTCCTGGTCACCGTATTCCACCGTTGCACTCACCGCTTTCGCCGGGTAAACAAACTGCCAGCGAGCATAAAATCTGACACATTTTCACTTAGCAGCCAGAAGATTCAGAGCTGGTGTTTAGCTGTAGTTCCTCTGATGTCCTCTAGATGCTGCTAAAACACTCGTCAGTTTTCAGCCCTCAGCTGATAATTAATCTTTCTTAACAAGAGTAACGGTTTCTTTTCAAGGGGTTTGGGTTATGAACCTGCAGAAACATGCAGAGAACATGCATGCTGAAACCCTAAATTACTGTCTTCAGCAGTATATCCAACATTTTCTGCAACATTCAACTGATTGAAAACTAGTGAAAATACCCATTATCTGAGGAAAATTCTGGTTTTGACTAATTATTTATAAGAAATCTGATAACACAGAGTCGTAGCATAGAAAGCTATTGAAGAttgcaaaaaaatgacatttgaaaggttaatttggggcatttttgcTTAAGAGTGTGACTTAAAGCGATAAATGTGTtatcaaaaacactgaaaaagctGGTAATGGGTGTTAATGTCCTGTAAATATTTGCACCGCCTTGAGCCTGATCAGAGTTCCTATAGTGGAAAGTGAGGTTTATGCCCCATATTGGaccattatttttaaacataGTTGACTTATTGCTATTATTACTGAAGTATCTTTGAAATtactttcctgacttgttcaagttaatgattttcttcttctactcctcAGAGTTTCCGATTGTAGTGTCTGAAGTAGAGTATCATATAGGAAGTGTATCAAAtagaccatttttaaattggctTGGAGGAGTCAGCAACTGTAGTCAATAGTAATTACACATGAGATCATCGTCAGAACTGATCATTTAAGTTGGAGTATGTATATTTGGGACCAAgtatattttgtcatatttcaagATGACCTAGATTCTGTCTTATAGGAGTCACTGAAAAgccaagactgccatgatatacatggtctttacaagtgtatgtagaCTTTTATTCAATACTATATAACATCATATGCAGCCAAAAGACCGTTTTTAACCCAAATATATCAATCAGACTCTCCGCAGTGAACTAGTAGACAAACTAAACAAACCAGTTAATCACTCTGATTGGCCCATATTCATGTCAAGGTTGCTCTCTAATCTCTGTTCttgtttcttgctgttttctgctgtgtttctcGTCATAGGTACGCAGACATGTTGACTCCCTACATGAACTCTGTTCCTGCTGTCATCGCCAAGGCCTCGGCCATCCACAACCCCATCATCTACGCCATCACACACCCAAAGTACAGGTAACACGCTGCACGACAATCACTGTTCTGACAGCTACGTTACCAACAAGGCGATGTGAGGTTTACTCCATGTCTGCATTATTTGATGACTTGCAAATTTATTGGCCTTGTAACTcccacaaaatatttttttttagctcacaTTGACCTAATTTGTCAtcattgttgcttttttgtgtttgttttgtgctcaAACAACCAACCACACAGAAGAGTTTGTGTTATAATCTATCACAGCCGTTACTTTAATAATTATCTTTTTTAAGGGATAAATGTCACGAAATAATGaaaattgtcattattatacCATTAAGTCAAATCAGACATATtaaatggtttgttttgtcttgtctaAAATTTCAAGTATATAATCATAGAAACTCGAAAATTCCCATATTTGAGAGGCTGCTACCACAtaatttggaacatttttgatgaaaaaaaataatgtaaccTTCTCAACTCCAAGTAGTTACTGGGTGTTGTttgctcctgtctcattttctgtctcggtgggctcattttttactggaATTTGCACCTGTATGGAAACAGGACAACCATGGCTGAagggagagagaactcagaaatttGTGTAGAATAACAAGGTTGTAcaccagaaattgtaaaaaaaaaaaaaaaaaaaaaaaaaaaaaagaataaacactgaaactgaaaacacctggaatcaacatgtccaacatttttcccagTGCACACAGGTGTTGCCAACACATGGTGACTGTACataatatagatatttaactacttaggtttttattttgtttcctttcttgtTTCAGACttgtacacagcctgcagttcagcttaaAGTTTGTGAtcttttgtcatgtgactgttggtcagtAGTTGAGTCAGTAAAGGCTTCCTGGTTGGGTTGTGAAGCagagagttttttgttttttactaaaTCTGATTAGTgcaaatgatgtaattttggcgATTTGTAAAAGACAGCATTCCTTTTATTTTGGCACTGTAACAATTTTAGAAATATCTTGAGGGACTGAGCCACTGGAATTAATAAAGTGTCGATCGGTATTGACTGATGGGTAGTCAAACTCTTTACCGCCCTCTGCAGGATAGCGTTAGCCAAGTACATCCCGTGCATGGGTGTCCTGCTGTGTGTTCATCCTCGCGACCTCCGCtcggccagcagcagcttcatgtcGACTCGTCGCTCCACTGTGACCAGTCAGACCTCCGACATCAGCAGCCAGTTCAGACGGCAGAGCACCGGGAAGTCCCGCCTCTCCTCTGCCTCCGATAGCGAATCGGTGAGTAGAGACCGTTCGTCAGCGATAATAAACCAGGAAGAGATTGTGTTTGTATTAAAATGTGTGTTGTCCTGTGCAGGGTTTGACAGACACTGAGGCCGATCTGTCCACTATGGGATCCAGACCGGCCAGTCGTCAGGTGTCCTGTGACATCAGCAGAGACACCGCCGAGCTGCCCGACTTCAAACCCTCCTCCAGCTTCAAGTCTAAGATGAAAAGCCATGACTCGGGCATCTTCGAACGGGTATATCATGTCAGCCATGCAATATCTCAACACAGGAATTCTGaggaaaaaagtcagaaatagTTAGCTCAAGTAACGGACTAAATGTTAACTAGTAGTAAAATACATGGAGGCATGTAATGGAATaaacagttaaatataaagtaaCTAGTTAAATAGTTAGTTACAATAACGTATTAAATGTTAACTAAGAGTACAAAATACTTACCTACAAGtaatacattaaatattaactaaaataaagaaatatttaactGAAGGTAATGAGTTAAATGGTTAACTAAAATAATAGATGTTATCTAAGAATAGCAACTACTTACTTATAACAGGGTTTCTGtggggcattaaaaagcattaataatcattaaattgattttgtgaaaactaaggccttaaatggcattaaaaatcactaaatttaattctcagtggcattaaaaaatctttctacagttttcaagaaagatatttgataataataatataataatatgtaattatagactgcgattcgtcagctatgtgcatctgcgtaaacatgccgaagcattgcAATAATTGTTCCGGCCGGTCGGGTACAATtaccaaaaactgcatgtttggaaAGTGGCCGGCAGACTgcaccaggtggaggagagctgagaaactgggaaatgcaaattccagcaaaaatgtctAGAAATCttggaattcagagaatgactgcagccagtgggtggtcaggggtggtttctggattcagaaatagtgaaatgtagggacagttttcatataaaaatcatcttttaccaAAAAccaaacctgtgtaatttgttgagttcacagTCATGgcatcacatttttacagtatagcattaaaatggcagtaaaaagcattaaatttgactggttgatttctgcagaaaccctgtataAGTAATAGAGTAAATACATGGCAGCATTTAATGGATGGGTGTTAGCTAAAATTAAGtaatagctaaaagtaatgggTTAAATGGTTGCTAAAATACTGTATTAAGTGCTACCTAAAAAAATACCGAACAACAAGTACTGAGTTAaatgttagctaaaagtaataaatcaTTAGGGAAATGATACCTGAATTTAATAGTCTGCTATTGTAAGAAATAATTAGCTAAATGTAGAAATTAGTTAGCTACAAGGAATAGTTAGCTTAATTTTAATAAGTAGTTTGCTGGCTGCAATATACAGTCAGCTAGAAGTAATAAGTAGTCAgctaaatgtacaaaaatagctagaaaaatgtaagaaattgttagctaaatgtaataaatagttTACTAAAATCTTCACCTGTTGAATACAGAGCTAAAAAAACCTTTCCCCAAAGTTAATATCTGTAAGTTGAAGTTTTCAGATGAGAATCAGGCAGCTTGAGCACAGCAGGAGACGGATTAAAAGCACATTATCACAGCAAGACAGATGTTTTCAGAGGACATTTTACCCTTGGTGTAGATTACtaacttttatttaattattattactaacaGTTGGTACATTGTCAGCCATGGAGGAGGACTTAGGGTCATTTAGTTGAGGCTGTTCAGGCTGTGTTTTCTGCCTGTATGATGATGATAAATTAAAGTCTAATTTTGGATCTCTTGGTATGTAGTGTCAAAGAAAAGCTCTTATATCCGTTTGTGTGTTCTTCTTCCAGACATCCTATGACACTGATATTTCCATGGCAGGAGTCAATGAACGGGGCAGCATCTCAAATGTGAGTAAAGTCAAagtgtgtgattgttttgttcAGGTATTCCTGTTGAGTGTCTGTTTATTCAGAGCCATCTGTAGGTCGAAACTATAGTTTGTCCACTACTTCAAGTCTAAATATCTGCAATGACATTTAAGGAtggtaaaatgttgaaatttagcttttctttattggatattaaaagtaaaaaaaaggtCTGCACAGTCTGTTTTCTTTGCATCAGTGGAGACACATATGGATCTTtctaaacagacacacaatctgTGGAAACACTACAGACTACAGTACACACAACAGTGAGTAGCTGCTGAACCACGACCTGAAACGAACTGGTAATTATGGCTTGTTGATCAATAGTCAGTGGGTAGTGATGAATTTCTGGATACCGTTCTAGGTCATGATGAGTTCATCTGTGGAATCAGTTAATGATTACCTGTTCTTCATATGTTGGGTTCCATGTCCTCTgctatttgttttgtttctctgtgtggaTATTTTGTGTGTCCTCGTGgtggttttgtatctttttctggatgttttacaTATGTTTGTAGTcagtttttggtctgtttttggtcattttatgtacatttaggtgtctttgtggtcattttacatccttTTGTTGctggttttatgtctctttctgGACGTTTTACACGTTTGTAGTcagtttttgatgtgttttagatcgttttatgtacatttaggtctctttgtggtcgttttacATCCTTTTGTGATGGATTTGTgtctttctggatgttttacatacatttgtagTCTGTTTTAGGTCtcttttggtaattttatgcAGATTTAGGTTTTACATCcttttgtgatagttttgtatttttttgtacacTTATAATTATTGCAACCATTTGAAGtcttcttgtgtctctttgttgttcattttgtggtcattataGGTACCTTTGCAATCTCGTTgcatctgtgttgttgtttggcatctttttgtggtagttttatgtctctttataTTTGCTTGATTGAATTTTCAgtaagaaatattaaaaataaggGCCCTGGATCTTCATTAGCATAAACATTAGAGATATTAGACAGTATACAGTATAGAGGAAATAATTATCAAATGATTCATTAATAAACTGTCTTCTAGTCTGTTCTCCCAGAATTCATCATCTACTGTTTCGTCCTGAAGTTATTCAAGAGCTACTCattaaaacagcaatatttATCTGGCTGTCCTTCATGCAGCTAATTTTTGCATTCGGTACAGTAAAAACTACAATAGTTAAGAATAGTGACGATGTGATAATTGTACTTTTCTCTCTGACAGAGCGGAGATTACACAGACGGACACGTGATGAGATGCACGATTGGTCGAATCCCGAGCATTGTCATCACGTCGGAGTCCAGCCCTTTCCTGCCGGCCGGACGCAACGGTTCCCGCTCATCCAGAACCAAGACGGCCAACAGCAGCACGGGTTCGGGGCCAGGGTAGAGCTCCGCCCCCTCACCTGCCGATAGCTGCAGTTTGTTAGAAGCAGAGTAGCAAGCAAACAAAGTCATCAGAGGAAGGTTGTAAATTCATGGTGGTTTTATACCTGAGAAGTTACGCCCAGCtgtctttgagcttttttaaaaattgttttttattttgaaataacagCAGGTTACTTAAAGAGCAACCTCACAACCAGTGTAGCTCAACCACAGCCCcgacatatattttaaaaatgcagtgcaGTCCCTATAACTCTGTAGGCATTCAGAGCCAAAACAGCCCTGCAtgtaagggggaaaaaacaagttTTCCCATTTTAACAATTGCATTCACATTAGATATGACTTGTCAAAGCTGGATAATCACAGGTGTAAATAATGCATTAACCTAAATACATTTGGACACCTGTCAGGTTCTCTATAAAGGATACCTCAGCATTCAAATCTTACACCAGTTTCTTCATACAGTATTTGAATGTTATTTAGCCTCCAGGCCACTTTAGCTACTAACACTAGTTCAGTTGAGGTATTTTTAGGTAAGGTTAGCCAGCTTTGTGTGAGTTGTACTATCATAAATcccccaaaaagaaaaaaaaatagaattttgttgatttaaaaaaataaaataaaatatatatatatatatatatatatatatatatatatatatatatatatatatatatggatatatgtatagatatatatagatatatagatatagatatacacacatatatgtatatatatgtatatatatatatgtgtgtgtgtgtgtatgtatgtatgtatatatatatatatatatatatatatatatatatatatatatatatatatatatatagtgtttaaacagagcagagtATATACACACGTTTCATGGTTTCATGCAGATGAtatgtttaaagtgaatttttatgtagattaaagtgattttgatgaaatatcatgatttcaagcttagatttacattttcaatcaCGTATAGTTTGAGGACTATCACAAAGTTAGATtttcattggattttttttctgtttttacagtttctggttctggtaaaaaggtgtaattttgtcaatttttaaaa
It includes:
- the opn4a gene encoding melanopsin-A isoform X2, with the protein product MVAEAPHPYPTVDVPDHAHYTIGSVILAIGITGMVGNFLVIYAFSRSRSLRTPANMFIINLAITDLLMCVTQSPIFFTTSMHKRWIFGEKGCELYAFCGALFGICSMITLTVIAVDRYFVITRPLTSIGVLSRKRALLILMAAWAYSLGWSLPPFFGWSAYVPEGLLTSCTWDYMTFTPSVRAYTMLLFIFVFFLPLFIIIYCYVFIFRAIRNTNQAVGKINGSTRDSVKSFHRLQNEWKMAKIALIVILLYVISWSPYSTVALTAFAGYADMLTPYMNSVPAVIAKASAIHNPIIYAITHPKYRIALAKYIPCMGVLLCVHPRDLRSASSSFMSTRRSTVTSQTSDISSQFRRQSTGKSRLSSASDSESGLTDTEADLSTMGSRPASRQVSCDISRDTAELPDFKPSSSFKSKMKSHDSGIFERTSYDTDISMAGVNERGSISNSGDYTDGHVMRCTIGRIPSIVITSESSPFLPAGRNGSRSSRTKTANSSTGSGPG
- the opn4a gene encoding melanopsin-A isoform X1 encodes the protein MVRTARQSVISCGEHEANCTAARGSDSLALTAASAWSGNGSAVDAYRLVELQLPAAAAPTVAMVAEAPHPYPTVDVPDHAHYTIGSVILAIGITGMVGNFLVIYAFSRSRSLRTPANMFIINLAITDLLMCVTQSPIFFTTSMHKRWIFGEKGCELYAFCGALFGICSMITLTVIAVDRYFVITRPLTSIGVLSRKRALLILMAAWAYSLGWSLPPFFGWSAYVPEGLLTSCTWDYMTFTPSVRAYTMLLFIFVFFLPLFIIIYCYVFIFRAIRNTNQAVGKINGSTRDSVKSFHRLQNEWKMAKIALIVILLYVISWSPYSTVALTAFAGYADMLTPYMNSVPAVIAKASAIHNPIIYAITHPKYRIALAKYIPCMGVLLCVHPRDLRSASSSFMSTRRSTVTSQTSDISSQFRRQSTGKSRLSSASDSESGLTDTEADLSTMGSRPASRQVSCDISRDTAELPDFKPSSSFKSKMKSHDSGIFERTSYDTDISMAGVNERGSISNSGDYTDGHVMRCTIGRIPSIVITSESSPFLPAGRNGSRSSRTKTANSSTGSGPG